One Avibacterium avium genomic window carries:
- a CDS encoding formate dehydrogenase subunit gamma — protein MSKVKISNDQRVVRHKLPARLSHWLLVICFFTTGLSGLAFFFPDFAWLTEILGNPRIARFIHPFTGIIMFIAFINLCLIYWPYNIPEKNDWVWLKNIKEVLKGNEHAVSDNGKYNLGQKMLFWTLILAMVTLLTTGIIMWRQYFSHNFPIPVIRIAILLHSASAFMLFTGIMVHMYMAFWVKGSIRGMVEGWVTVRWAKKHHPRWFREDILPELEKEAAEKAKEKHAK, from the coding sequence ATGAGTAAAGTTAAGATCAGCAACGATCAACGAGTTGTTCGCCACAAATTGCCTGCGCGTTTAAGTCACTGGTTACTTGTAATCTGTTTCTTCACCACAGGGTTATCAGGGCTTGCATTCTTCTTCCCTGATTTTGCTTGGCTAACGGAAATCTTAGGTAACCCAAGAATTGCCCGTTTTATCCACCCATTCACTGGAATCATAATGTTTATTGCCTTTATCAATCTTTGCTTGATTTACTGGCCTTACAACATTCCTGAAAAAAATGACTGGGTATGGCTAAAAAATATTAAAGAAGTCTTAAAAGGCAACGAACACGCCGTTTCAGACAACGGAAAATATAATTTAGGGCAAAAAATGCTATTCTGGACCTTAATCCTTGCAATGGTTACCCTACTAACAACAGGAATTATTATGTGGCGACAATATTTCTCCCATAATTTCCCAATTCCTGTTATCCGCATTGCCATTTTGCTGCACTCAGCTAGTGCCTTTATGCTCTTTACTGGTATTATGGTACATATGTATATGGCATTCTGGGTGAAAGGTTCTATTCGTGGAATGGTTGAAGGTTGGGTAACGGTACGCTGGGCGAAAAAACATCACCCACGCTGGTTCCGTGAAGACATTCTGCCTGAACTTGAAAAAGAAGCCGCAGAAAAAGCGAAAGAAAAGCACGCTAAATAA
- the fdxH gene encoding formate dehydrogenase subunit beta, producing MGTIQSQDIIKASATSGLTPPPQARDHQLEVAKLIDVTTCIGCKACQVACSEWNDIRAEPEKCIGSYDNPIDLNAKAWTVMKFNEVEENDRLEWLIRKDGCMHCSEPGCLKSCPSPGAIIQYANGIVDFQSDKCIGCGYCIAGCPFNIPRMNPEDNRVYKCTLCVDRVTVGQEPACVKTCPTGAIHFGTKEEMKHYAETRIADLKSRGYENAGLYDPEGVGGTHVMYVLHHADKPELYSGLPKDPQIDVTVKLWKDVLKPVAAVAMGGLVLSEIAHYLAVGPNTEDLEEHEEVVPEDEQAHKGGENE from the coding sequence ATGGGAACTATTCAATCGCAAGATATTATTAAAGCCTCTGCAACATCGGGATTAACACCACCACCGCAAGCGCGAGATCATCAGCTTGAAGTGGCAAAACTGATTGACGTTACCACTTGTATCGGCTGTAAAGCCTGCCAAGTGGCTTGTTCAGAATGGAATGATATTCGTGCCGAGCCGGAAAAATGTATCGGCTCATACGATAACCCGATTGATCTCAATGCCAAAGCTTGGACGGTGATGAAATTCAATGAAGTTGAAGAAAATGACCGTCTAGAATGGCTGATCCGTAAAGATGGCTGTATGCACTGTAGTGAACCGGGCTGTTTAAAATCTTGCCCATCACCGGGTGCGATTATTCAATATGCAAACGGCATCGTTGATTTCCAATCAGACAAATGTATCGGTTGTGGTTACTGTATCGCAGGTTGTCCATTCAACATTCCAAGAATGAACCCTGAAGATAACCGTGTGTACAAATGTACGCTTTGTGTTGATCGCGTTACCGTGGGTCAAGAACCAGCTTGTGTGAAAACCTGTCCAACAGGCGCAATTCATTTCGGTACAAAAGAAGAAATGAAACATTATGCAGAAACCCGTATTGCTGATTTGAAATCCCGCGGTTATGAAAATGCTGGGCTTTATGATCCAGAAGGTGTGGGTGGTACACACGTTATGTATGTGTTGCATCACGCTGATAAGCCAGAGCTTTACTCAGGCTTACCGAAAGATCCACAAATTGACGTTACCGTGAAATTATGGAAAGACGTATTGAAACCAGTTGCAGCAGTGGCAATGGGAGGCTTAGTGCTTTCTGAAATTGCGCACTATCTTGCAGTTGGGCCAAATACGGAAGATCTAGAAGAACACGAAGAAGTCGTGCCAGAAGATGAACAAGCACATAAAGGAGGCGAAAATGAGTAA